In Drosophila yakuba strain Tai18E2 chromosome 2R, Prin_Dyak_Tai18E2_2.1, whole genome shotgun sequence, a single genomic region encodes these proteins:
- the LOC6530210 gene encoding ribonucleoside-diphosphate reductase subunit M2, with product MASKENIADNMEKFSLKSPSKKILTESTNNVRKMSIGHEVNGQLAKESSAENGIGKSANSLMEKSVTPFDPSLEPLLRENPRRFVIFPIQYHDIWQMYKKAEASFWTVEEVDLSKDLTDWHRLKDDERHFISHVLAFFAASDGIVNENLVERFSQEVQITEARCFYGFQIAMENVHSEMYSVLIDTYIRDPHQREYLFNAIETMPAVKRKADWALSWISSKSANFGERIIAFAAVEGIFFSGSFASIFWLKKRGLMPGLTFSNELISRDEGLHCDFAVLMFQHLVQRPKRERIIEIIRDAVAIEQEFLTDALPVNLIGMNCDLMSQYIEFVADRLLVELGVGKIYNTKNPFNFMEMISLDGKTNFFEKKVGEYQRMGVVSNPLDNVFTLDADF from the exons ATGGCGTCCAAGGAAAACATTGCGGACAACATGGAGAAGTTCTCGCTTAAG AGCCCCAGCAAGAAGATTCTGACGGAGAGCACCAACAACGTTCGCAAGATGTCCATTGGCCACGAGGTGAATGGCCAGTTGGCCAAGGAGTCCTCCGCCGAAAATGGCATCGGCAAGTCTGCCAATTCCCTCATGGAGAAGTCCGTCACCCCCTTCGACCCGTCGCTGGAACCCCTTCTGCGCGAGAATCCCCGGCGCTTCGTCATCTTTCCCATCCAGTACCACGACATCTGGCAGATGTACAAGAAG gCTGAGGCCTCTTTCTGGACCGTCGAGGAGGTGGATTTGTCCAAGGACCTTACTGACTGGCACCGCCTGAAGGACGACGAGCGCCATTTCATCTCGCACGTGCTGGCCTTCTTCGCCGCCTCCGATGGCATCGTAAACGAGAATCTGGTGGAACGCTTCAGTCAGGAGGTGCAGATCACAGAGGCACGCTGCTTCTACGGCTTTCAGATTGCCATGGAGAACGTGCACTCGGAGATGTACAGTGTGCTGATCGACACTTACATCCGGGATCCGCACCAGCGAGAGTACCTGTTCAACGCTATTGAAACGATGCCGGCTGTGAAGCGCAAGGCAGACTGGGCCCTTTCCTGGATTTCCTCTAAGTCGGCCAATTTTGGGGAGCGCATCATCGCCTTTGCCGCCGTGGAGGGCATCTTTTTCAGCGGCAGCTTCGCCTCTATTTTCTGGCTTAAGAAGCGCGGTCTTATGCCTGGACTGACCTTCTCCAACGAGCTTATCTCTCGCGACGAGGGCTTGCACTGCGACTTTGCCGTGCTGATGTTCCAGCACCTGGTGCAGCGACCCAAGCGCGAGCGCATCATCGAGATCATCCGCGACGCAGTGGCGATTGAGCAGGAATTCCTCACCGATGCCCTGCCTGTTAATTTAATCGGCATGAATTGTGACCTGATGTCCCAGTACATAGAGTTCGTGGCGGATCGTTTGCTTGTGGAGTTGGGCGTTGGGAAGATCTACAACACCAAGAACCCCTTCAACTTCATGGAGATGATATCGCTGGATGGAAAGACCAACTTTTTTGAGAAAAAGGTGGGAGAGTACCAGCGCATGGGAGTGGTCAGCAACCCCCTGGACAACGTGTTCACCCTGGACGCGGATTTCTAG
- the LOC6530212 gene encoding beta-1,3-galactosyltransferase 1: MHIKFLDELKRFYMIVARIWLFIRRYKAIIILALFLVYRIYNLRSEPSKRIAPLSGWGREAPRSIGDYLDPTQNTALIVPRDFCRSKAFLTIVVCSFVHHFERRRAIRMLWGNSTDFNYSAFVKFHGHLKGRYLNVLPERLRLYSEYLSGEGNSLKASIRIVFILGRRDLASLRENEEVVREAEKYNDIIQENFIDTYNNLTIKAVMALKHISQSCVNTTAFYFKCDDDTFVNVPNILHFLLGGTIPVNAFTAGFHYGNTYDVTSWRKRLTARREIMYGRAYCNVAPVANKFNKWYVPSYMFRGGVYPRYLCGSGYLLSIDVVPRLYKASLGTRIVHLEDMFVTGLCAEKAGIKRNGHPLFRSTYPYEADAQCTLKGSFTAHRAKDYIMWEAWYAITNFSGKCPPPKKNFHLKLHRKQKC, translated from the exons ATGCATATTAAGTTCTTAGACGAGCTTAAGCGGTTCTATATGATCGTGGCAAGAATCTGGCTATTTATAAGAAGGTACAAGGCTATTATTATCCTTGCATTGTTCTTGGTCTACAGGATATATAATTTGAGGTCAGAACCAAGCAAGCGGATCG CTCCTCTTTCCGGATGGGGTCGTGAGGCGCCCAGAAGTATAGGTGATTACCTGGATCCAACCCAGAATACGGCGCTTATTGTTCCGCGAGACTTCTGCCGGAGCAAGGCCTTTCTGACAATAGTAGTGTGCTCCTTTGTTCACCACTTCGAACGGCGGCGTGCCATCCGCATGCTTTGGGGCAACTCCACCGACTTCAACTACTCGGCCTTTGTAAAGTTTCATGGCCATCTCAAAGGACGATACCTGAACGTGCTGCCCGAGCGTCTTAGACTGTATAGCGAGTATCTAAGTGGAGAGGGTAACTCCCTTAAGGCCTCTATACGGATCGTTTTCATTCTGGGCCGCAGAGACTTAGCTTCCCTCCGTGAGAATGAGGAAGTTGTCAGAGAGGCGGAGAAGTATAATGATATTATCCAGGAGAACTTCATAGACACCTACAACAACTTGACCATCAAGGCTGTGATGGCGCTCAAGCACATCAGCCAGAGTTGTGTAAACACAACAGCCTTCTACTTCAAGTGCGACGACGACACATTCGTCAACGTGCCCAACATTCTGCACTTTCTGCTCGGAGGAACGATTCCTGTGAACGCGTTTACGGCAGGATTCCATTACGGCAACACGTACGACGTCACTTCGTGGCGAAAACGATTGACGGCCCGCAGAGAGATCATGTACGGACGCGCGTACTGCAATGTAGCGCCGGTCGCCAATAAGTTTAACAAGTGGTACGTGCCATCGTACATGTTCCGGGGCGGTGTGTATCCGAGGTACTTGTGCGGATCCGGCTACTTGCTGTCCATAGATGTGGTGCCACGTCTGTACAAGGCGTCGCTGGGCACTAGGATTGTGCACTTGGAGGACATGTTTGTGACCGGACTGTGTGCAGAAAAGGCTGGCATCAAGCGAAACGGCCACCCGCTATTCAGGTCCACTTATCCCTATGAGGCGGATGCACAGTGCACCCTCAAAGGAAGCTTCACTGCTCACCGTGCAAAGGATTACATCATGTGGGAGGCCTGGTACGCAATCACAAACTTCAGCGGCAAGTGCCCTCCACCAAAAAAGAACTTTCACTTGAAGCTGCACAGGAAGCAAAAGTGCTAG
- the LOC6530209 gene encoding RNA-binding protein 48, producing MEASSSEHHKRLEYCTTRLKYRQGRELKAVKVYTVASESRHLLIFGVPRINLQANLKAKLQGFGKVQSCISITSEMTSKMELEAFTDVFAVKFERLEVARRAKKMLDAQQFYGGTLHISYAPERESVEELREKMQHRRNEVAFRILKNQKDQPQVPKKCREDT from the exons ATGGAAGCCTCTTCTTCGGAACACCACAAGCGTCTGGAATACTGTACTACCAGACTAAAATACCGTCAGGGCCGAGAATTAAAAGCGGTCAAG GTTTATACAGTGGCTAGTGAGTCTCGGCATTTGCTGATCTTCGGTGTACCTAGAATAAACCTTCAAGCTAATCTCAAGGCGAAACTGCAGGGATTTGGTAAAGTGCAATCGTGCATTTCCATAACTTCAGAGATGACTTCAAAAA TGGAGCTGGAAGCTTTTACAGATGTGTTCGCAGTAAAATTCGAGCGCCTAGAAGTGGCCAGAAGAGCCAAGAAGATGCTTGATGCCCAACAGTTTTATGGTGGAACCTTACACATATCCTACGCTCCAGAACGGGAATCAGTCGAGGAACTTAGGGAGAAGATGCAGCACCGAAGAAATGAGGTGGCTTTTCGTATTCTGAAAAATCAGAAGGATCAACCCCAAGTTCCGAAGAAGTGCCGGGAAGACACATGA
- the LOC6530207 gene encoding glycerol kinase, with protein MSNGRYGRFGALIGVACVSSTHCRFLIYSTKNAEVLAYHELKLRQIVHQAGWMEYDPAEIWKNTQECIETAYKNLVILEINPHDIIAIGIVNQRGTSVLWNKETGQPLHNAIGWSDCRSTPILKSLLHNVRHNVDYVRYRSGLPLSSCFSALKIRWLMDHVPSVATAIEENKCLFGTLDSWLLWNLTGGVETGVHSTDLTNAHYTSLLNMSTEQWDPKLCQFFRLPLNILPRIRSNSEIFGYVLEGPLLGIPIAAMMGEQPASLLGQLCVKAGQNVCTLDDSCFVLLNTGREKLDSANGLITGIAHKLGEKEPTNYTLEGAISNAGSTVTWLRDKLQINTEINSNDNVVESLNTFIGENSMISSSCSSSMLNAECGLAAKRSEITFVPAFHGLYAPYWRHDARGIILGLTSQTTAENITQAAYEATGFQIFEVLQAFKRDTPNWDRSCMQPVLTFGGDYAENSHLVQFIADIIGYMLERPQTTSPAGLGVMITAGVTMKVVSLKYAVKMYTPPTDVFSPTTTKNRRELLYRRWDYAVKKCLHWNNYETYEADVELFAQRELDPNLPVRRSIPGSAFLISSFALVLLANYLKNNPLK; from the exons ATGTCCAACGGGCGCTACGGGAGATTCGGAGCACTCATCGGTGTCGCCTGCGTTAGCAGCACCCACTGCCGCTTTCTG ATTTACTCAACGAAAAATGCCGAGGTCCTGGCCTACCATGAGCTCAAGCTGCGTCAGATTGTCCACCAGGCGGGCTGGATGGAGTACGATCCTGCCGAGATATGGAAGAACACACAGGAGTGCATAGAG ACCGCCTATAAGAACCTGGTTATACTGGAGATCAATCCACATGATATTATTGCCATCGGCATCGTAAATCAACGCGGAACCTCGGTGTTATGGAACAAGGAGACGGGACAGCCACTGCACAATGCCATCGGCTGGTCAGATTGCCGCAGTACTCCTATCCTGAAGAGCCTGCTTCATAATGTTCGGCACAATGTGGACTACGTGAGGTATCGCAGTGGTTTGCCCCTAAGCAGCTGTTTCAGTGCCCTAAAGATACGCTGGCTTATGGATCACGTTCCTTCTGTGGCCACGGCCATTGAAGAGAACAAGTGCTTATTCGGCACTTTGGACTCCTGGCTTCTGTGGAACCTCACCGGCGGCGTAGAGACTGGTGTGCACTCTACGGACCTCACCAATGCCCACTACACCTCCCTTTTGAACATGTCCACAGAGCAGTGGGATCCCAAACTTTGCCAGTTTTTTCGATTGCCCCTGAACATACTGCCACGCATACGATCCAACTCCGAAATCTTCGGCTACGTGCTGGAGGGTCCTTTGCTGGGCATTCCCATAGCGGCCATGATGGGTGAGCAGCCAGCAAGTTTGCTGGGTCAGCTCTGCGTGAAGGCCGGTCAAAATGTCTGCACCCTGGACGATAGCTGTTTCGTGCTTCTTAACACGGGCAGGGAGAAACTGGACTCTGCAAATGGATTGATAACGGGCATAGCGCACAAGCTGGGCGAAAAAGAGCCCACTAACTACACACTTGAGGGAGCCATTTCAAATGCCGGTTCAACTGTAACATGGCTGAGGGATAAACTGCAAATCAATACTGAGATTAATTCCAATGATAATGTGGTGGAGTCTTTGAATACATTCATCGGCGAGAACTCGATGATCTCGTCCTCCTGTTCCTCGTCCATGCTGAATGCCGAGTGTGGTCTGGCGGCCAAGAGGTCGGAGATAACGTTTGTGCCGGCATTTCATGGTTTGTACGCTCCTTACTGGCGTCACGATGCCAGGGGCATAATCTTGGGACTTACCAGCCAGACCACAGCGGAAAACATCACCCAAGCTGCTTACGAGGCCACCGGGTTCCAGATCTTTGAAGTCCTACAGGCGTTCAAGCGCGATACACCCAACTGGGACCGCTCCTGCATGCAGCCTGTGCTTACTTTCGGCGGCGATTATGCCGAGAACTCGCATCTGGTGCAGTTCATAGCGGACATCATCGGCTACATGCTGGAGCGGCCGCAGACCACCTCGCCTGCTGGCTTGGGCGTTATGATAACCGCGGGCGTCACGATGAAAGTGGTGTCCCTGAAATATGCCGTAAAAATGTACACCCCGCCCACGGATGTCTTCTCGCCAACAACTACCAAAAATC gTCGAGAGCTGCTCTACAGGCGCTGGGATTATGCGGTTAAGAAATGCCTGCACTGGAACAACTATGAGACGTACGAGGCTGATGTCGAGCTGTTTGCTCAGCGAGAACTTGATCCCAATTTGCCTGTTAGGCGTTCTATACCCGGCAGTGCATTTCTGATTTCATCATTTGCTCTGGTCCTCCTGGCTAACTACTTGAAGAACAATCCCCTGAAATAG
- the LOC6530211 gene encoding beta-1,3-galactosyltransferase 1: MDRRWNPENVEEQCLLLATDISTTSRAAPSGSEDEAVATSGAVRSKTKLRQRQLRNRMPLPRMLRRLGCYTLSAFIIFVLLLVYLPLVYLDVHKRSAGLPDWTLETSRRIGDYLDLGRSSALIVPKDFCRNKTFLVIAVCTGVDNFIQRQTIRETWGNTTEFNYPAFAKLHGHLKGHYLPPLPDRLKTYGDYLSGEGDSMTASVRIVFIVGRQKDEALLGNETLTRIHTESEQYNDIIQDNFVDSYNNLTLKSVMALKHISHSCFNTSAFFLKCDDDTFVNIPNLLHFLLGGTIPLYNDTLDYHDRSTYLVTSPQNRLKASSEVMYGHQFCNVVPVSEVSSKWYMPSYMYKPEAYPKYLSGAGYLLSIDAVQRLFEASFNTTLVYLEDVYITGLCAQKAKIRRHHHPLFSFAHSKQMCAFKGSITQHQLKDDSMVVAWNHVSNYSIKCPSPGRFFSQVRLRKRPIC, from the exons ATGGATAGAAGGTGGAATCCAGAGAACGTCGAGGAGCAGTGCCTTCTCCTGGCGACGGATATTTCCACCACCTCGAGAGCAGCTCCTTCCGGATCTGAGGACGAGGCGGTGGCCACCAGTGGGGCCGTACGCAGCAAAACGAAGCTGAGGCAGCGGCAGCTAAGAAATCGCATGCCGCTTCCCAGGATGCTGAGACGCCTCGGCTGCTACACACTGAGCGCCTTTATAATCTTTGTGCTACTCCTCGTCTACCTACCGCTCGTCTACTTGGATGTGCACAAGCGTAGTG CTGGTCTGCCCGATTGGACTCTAGAGACCTCCCGCAGAATAGGTGACTACCTGGATCTCGGGCGCAGCTCTGCTCTCATTGTTCCCAAGGACTTTTGCCGGAATAAGACCTTCCTGGTAATCGCCGTATGCACCGGCGTCGACAACTTTATTCAGCGACAGACCATCCGCGAGACCTGGGGCAACACCACCGAGTTCAACTACCCAGCCTTTGCAAAGCTCCATGGCCATCTCAAGGGGCACTACCTGCCGCCACTTCCGGACCGATTAAAGACGTACGGGGATTATCTGAGCGGCGAGGGCGACTCGATGACTGCCTCAGTGCGCATTGTTTTCATTGTGGGCCGCCAGAAAGATGAGGCCCTGTTAGGAAACGAGACCCTGACTCGCATTCACACTGAATCGGAACAGTACAATGACATTATACAAGATAACTTCGTGGATAGCTACAACAACCTGACGCTGAAGTCTGTGATGGCTCTAAAGCACATCAGCCACAGTTGCTTTAATACCTCGGCCTTCTTCCTCAAGTGCGACGATGATACCTTTGTGAATATACCGAACTTGCTACACTTTCTGCTCGGAGGAACAATACCTTTGTACAACGATACCCTGGACTACCACGATAGATCCACTTATTTGGTCACTTCCCCGCAAAACCGATTGAAAGCCAGCAGCGAGGTTATGTATGGCCATCAGTTTTGCAACGTGGTGCCGGTTAGCGAAGTAAGCAGCAAGTGGTATATGCCCTCATACATGTATAAGCCGGAGGCATATCCCAAGTATCTTTCCGGAGCCGGTTATCTGCTGTCCATCGATGCAGTACAGCGCTTGTTCGAGGCTTCGTTTAATACGACGCTGGTCTACCTGGAGGACGTGTACATCACTGGATTGTGTGCGCAAAAGGCTAAGATCAGGAgacaccaccacccactcttCAGTTTTGCCCACTCGAAACAGATGTGCGCTTTTAAGGGCAGCATCACACAGCATCAGTTAAAAGACGATAGCATGGTGGTCGCCTGGAACCACGTCTCCAACTACTCCATTAAATGTCCGTCTCCGGGGCGGTTCTTTAGCCAAGTTCGACTGCGCAAGCGACCGATCTGTTAG
- the LOC6530208 gene encoding presenilins-associated rhomboid-like protein, mitochondrial encodes MLMSRALCRSWLPQVAHRCHSNVNIPILRINSGHPAARSCRQFHRNRKESSNLKPASGEPLAAEQNTTVPVNNVIKAVAFTGAFTVGCFAGATILEYENTRSLILEKARQARFGWWQSRSLADKDYWTQLKQEFRRHWDSLTPGDKMFAPILLCNLVAFAMWRVPALKGTMMTYFTSNPAARVVCWPMFLSTFSHYSAMHIFANMYVMHSFANAAVLSLGKEQFLAVYLSAGVFSSLMSVLYKAGTSQAGMSLGASGAIMTLLAYVCTQYPDTQLSILFLPALTFSAGAGIKVLMGIDFAGVVLGWKFFDHAAHLGGAMFGIFWATYGAQIWAKRIGLLNYYHDLRRTKQK; translated from the exons ATGCTCATGAGTCGAGCGCTCTGCCGGAGCTGGCTGCCCCAGGTGGC CCACAGATGTCATTCTAATGTGAATATACCAATCCTGCGGATAAACTCTGGTCATCCGGCGGCCAGGTCATGCCGGCAGTTTCACAGAAATCGAAAAGAGAGCAGCAATCTTAAGCCGGCGAGTGGGGAACCCCTCGCTGCGGAGCAGAACACCACGGTGCCGGTGAACAATGTGATCAAGGCGGTGGCCTTCACGGGAGCA TTTACGGTCGGCTGTTTTGCTGGTGCCACTATCCTGGAGTACGAGAACACACGTAGCCTGATCCTGGAAAAGGCGCGGCAGGCAAGATTTGGTTGGTGGCAGAGTCGTTCACTGGCGGACAAAGATTACTGGACACAGCTCAAGCAGGAATTCCGACGACACTGGGACTCACTGACGCCCGGCGACAAGATGTTTGCTCCTATCTTACTCTGCAATTTGGTGGCCTTCGCCATGTGGCGCGTGCCAGCTCTGAAAGGCACCATGATGACCTATTTCACATCTAATCCAGCGGCAA GAGTCGTCTGCTGGCCCATGTTCCTGTCCACATTCAGCCACTACTCGGCTATGCACATATTTGCCAATATGTACGTGATGCACAGCTTTGCCAACGCTGCGGTTCTGTCGCTGGGCAAAGAGCAATTCTTGGCGGTCTACCTCAGCGCCGGCGTCTTCTCCAGTCTGATGAGCGTGCTCTACAAGGCGGGCACGAGTCAGGCGGGGATGTCCCTGGGTGCG TCCGGAGCTATAATGACACTGTTGGCCTATGTATGCACTCAATATCCGGACACGCAACTTAGCATTCTGTTTCTGCCCGCATTGACATTCTCCGCCGGAGCCGGTATTAAAGTGCTAATGGGCATCGACTTTGCCGGCGTCGTGCTGGGCTGGAAGTTCTTTGATCATGCAGCGCATTTGGGCGGCGCCATGTTTGGCAT CTTTTGGGCCACGTATGGAGCACAGATATGGGCAAAACGCATCGGTCTGTTGAATTACTACCACGACCTGCGCCGGACGAAGCAGAAATAG
- the LOC6530206 gene encoding tyrosine-protein kinase-like otk produces the protein MTARMISIYGLVLASMMASVLASSSRFQRLPQSQSVVENESVKFECESTDSYSELHYDWLHNGHRIAYDKRVHQIGSNLHIEAVRRTEDVGSYVCIATNLASGAREASPPAKLSVIYIESASVQLLGSNRNELLLKCHVEGASGDSEPLEIEWYRNSEKLSTWRNVQLDQHRLIVRQPGSDDDGLYRCTASNAAGRVMSKQGYVYQSSVKCLPRLARRKSQKVMESWDKQTFLCRGKRGGAAGLEALPAAPEDLRIVQGPIAQSIIKEGEPTALTCLYELPDELKNQRIQLRWRKDGKLLRQVELGGSAPISGHSFDSGKDALLREDARLVLHKQNGTLSFASIIASDAGQYQCQLQLEAHVPVSSSPGVLEVIEQLKFVPQPTSKNLELDAVVAKVHCKAQGTPTPQVQWVREGENNTLPDQVEVDANGTLIFRNVNSEHRGNYTCLATNTQGQINATVAINVVVTPKFSVPPVGPIETAELGTVVIHCQAIGDPKPTIQWDKDLKYLSENNTDRERFRFLENGTLEIRNVQVEDEGSYGCTIGNSAGLKREDVQLIVKTTGDGFAPEESGGDGFLVTRAVLITMTVALAYIVLVVGLMLWCRYRRQARKARLNDLSTKEAGGDQPDATGNGKGSEQEPCLSKQHNGHSKSRSKSSGDAQKSDDTACSQQSRASKKSAHIYEQLALPRSGLSELIQIGRGEFGDVFVGKLKATLVTSPSDKDADTEKQHSNSENGSGGSGSGSTTLSTLNEKRRSKTSMDDIEEIKEEEQEQHNQSGLEQLVLVKALNKVKDEQACQEFRRQLDLLRAISHKGVVRLFGLCREKDPHYMVLEYTDWGDLKQFLLATAGKVNTATAGSSSPPPLTTSQVLAVAYQIARGMDAIYRARFTHRDLATRNCVISSEFIVKVSYPALCKDKYSREYHKHRNTLLPIRWLAPECIQEDEYTTKSDIFAYGVVVWELFNQATKLPHEELTNEQVVQRSQAGSLEWSVAESTPDSLREILLSCWVANPKERPSFSQLGAALSKAMQSAEK, from the exons CCTCCGTTTTGGCCAGCTCCTCGCGATTCCAGCGATTGCCCCAAAGTCAGTCCGTGGTGGAGAACGAATCCGTGAAGTTCGAGTGCGAATCCACCGACTCCTACAGCGAACTGCACTACGACTGGTTGCATAATG GTCATCGGATTGCGTATGACAAGCGTGTCCATCAAATCGGCTCCAATTTGCATATCGAGGCGGTGCGGCGCACAGAGGATGTTGGCAGCTATGTTTGCATCGCGACAAATTTGGCCAGCGGCGCCAGGGAGGCGTCTCCGCCCGCCAAATTGAGCGTGATAT ATATTGAATCCGCCAGTGTCCAGCTTCTGGGCAGCAACCGCAACGAGCTGCTGCTCAAGTGCCACGTGGAGGGCGCCTCAGGAGATTCGGAGCCGCTTGAGATCGAATGGTATCGCAACAGCGAGAAGCTGAGCACCTGGAGAAACGTCCAGCTGGATCAGCACCGCCTGATAGTCCGACAGCCGGGAAGCGACGACGATGGTCTGTACCGCTGCACCGCCTCCAATGCGGCGGGTCGAGTGATGAGCAAGCAGGGCTACGTCTATCAGTCCAGTGTGAAGTGCCTGCCCAGACTTGCCAGGCGGAAGAGCCAAAAGGTGATGGAGTCCTGGGATAAGCAGACGTTTCTGTGCCGCGGCAAACgtggaggagctgctggaCTGGAGGCACTACCCGCTGCCCCAGAGGATCTGCGCATTGTGCAAGGGCCCATTGCTCAATCGATTATCAAGGAGGGTGAGCCCACGGCTTTAACCTGCCTCTATGAACTTCCCGACGAGCTGAAGAACCAACGCATCCAACTCCGCTGGCGCAAAGATGGCAAACTTTTGCGGCAAGTGGAACTCGGTGGTTCGGCGCCAATTTCAGGTCACTCCTTCGACTCCGGCAAGGATGCTCTGCTGCGGGAGGATGCCAGACTTGTGCTGCACAAACAGAATGGCACCCTAAGCTTCGCCAGCATTATTGCCAGCGATGCGGGCCAGTACCAATGtcagctgcagctggaagCCCATGTCCCGGTTAGCTCATCTCCTGGCGTCCTGGAGGTCATCGAACAGCTGAAGTTCGTTCCTCAGCCCACGTCCAAGAACTTGGAGCTGGATGCAGTGGTGGCCAAGGTTCACTGCAAGGCGCAGGGCACTCCAACGCCCCAGGTGCAGTGGGTGAGG GAAGGGGAAAATAACACTTTACCCGAccaagtggaagtggatgcCAATGGAACACTGATTTTTAGAAACGTGAACTCGGAACATCGCGGCAACTACACTTGCTTGGCCACCAACACCCAAGGTCAGATAAATGCCACCGTGGCCATAAATGTGGTGGTCACTCCCAAATTTAGTGTGCCCCCAGTGGGACCCATCGAGACTGCGGAGCTGGGAACCGTGGTGATTCACTGCCAGGCGATTGGGGACCCCAAGCCGACCATTCAGTGGGACAAGGATCTAAAGTATCTAAGCGAGAACAACACGGACCGCGAAAGATTTAGGTTCTTAGAGAACGGCACTCTGGAGATACGGAATGTCCAAGTGGAGGACGAGGGTAGCTACGGGTGCACTATTGGAAATAGCGCTGGACTTAAGCGAGAGGATGTCCAGTTGATAGTGAAGACGACCGGTGACGGCTTCGCTCCAGAGGAATCCGGTGGTGATGGCTTCCTGGTCACCCGAGCTGTACTGATCACCATGACGGTGGCCCTGGCCTACATTGTTCTAGTGGTGGGTCTAATGTTGTGGTGTCGCTATCGCCGCCAAGCCAGAAAAGCCCGTTTGAACGATCTGAGCACTAAGGAAGCTGGCGGGGATCAGCCGGATGCCACTGGCAATGGTAAGGGTTCTGAGCAGGAGCCCTGCCTCTCTAAGCAGCACAATGGCCACAGCAAATCCAGATCCAAGTCCAGTGGAGATGCCCAGAAATCCGATGACACTGCCTGCAGCCAGCAGTCGAGGGCTTCGAAGAAATCGGCCCACATCTACGAGCAACTGGCTCTTCCAAGGTCCGGGCTCAGTGAACTCATCCAAATTGGACGCGGCGAGTTCGGGGATGTGTTTGTGGGCAAGCTTAAGGCTACCTTAGTCACCTCGCCCTCGGACAAAGATGCGGATACGGAAAAGCAGCACAGCAACAGTGAAAATGGCAGTGGAGGCAGCGGAAGTGGAAGCACCACACTGAGTACTCTAAACGAGAAGCGTCGCTCCAAGACCTCCATGGACGACATTGAGGAGatcaaggaggaggagcaggagcagcacaaTCAGTCGGGTCTCGAGCAGCTTGTCCTGGTCAAAGCCCTAAATAAAGTGAAGGATGAGCAGGCCTGCCAGGAGTTCCGGCGACAGTTGGATCTGCTGCGCGCAATCTCGCACAAGGGAGTAGTACGTCTGTTTGGCCTGTGTCGCGAAAAAGATCCACACTACATGGTGCTGGAGTATACCGATTGGGGCGATCTCAAGCAGTTCCTGTTGGCCACCGCCGGCAAAGTGAACACAGCCACCGCAGGCAGCTCCTCGCCGCCGCCACTCACCACCAGTCAGGTTTTGGCCGTGGCCTACCAAATCGCCCGGGGAATGGACGCCATCTACAGAGCTCGGTTTACCCATAG GGATCTGGCCACTCGCAACTGCGTGATCTCCAGTGAGTTTATAGTGAAGGTATCCTATCCGGCTCTCTGCAAGGACAAGTACAGCCGCGAGTACCACAAACACCGCAACACGCTGCTCCCGATCCGCTGGCTGGCGCCCGAGTGCATCCAGGAGGACGAGTACACCACCAAGAGCGACATCTTCGCCTACGGCGTCGTGGTGTGGGAGCTCTTCAACCAGGCCACCAAGCTGCCCCACGAGGAGCTGACCAACGAGCAGGTGGTGCAGCGTTCGCAGGCAGGGTCCTTGGAGTGGTCAGTGGCGGAATCGACGCCCGACAGCCTCCGAGAGATACTG TTGTCCTGTTGGGTGGCCAATCCGAAGGAGCGACCCTCGTTCAGCCAACTGGGAGCTGCCCTGAGCAAGGCGATGCAGAGTGCCGAGAAGTAA